Proteins from a genomic interval of Actinoalloteichus hymeniacidonis:
- a CDS encoding NmrA family NAD(P)-binding protein translates to MSMDSAPVLVTGATGKQGGATARALLAADIAVRALVRDPDTDRAKAIAALGVELVTGDLHDRDSVIRAAAGARAVFSVQMPGFTSDGDFDFDGEVAQGVNLIEGARAAGVPQFVHTSVTGAGQHLEHPRWSEGWAVGRSLGAKTAIQDHLRTAGFAHWTLLKPGFFMENFLPSMAFLFPRGLAGGLVSVLKPTTRLSLVAVPDIGAAAASAIADPARFDGVELELASEYLSMTQIAEVLSRVLGTPLTAPNLTEEAALAAGMPQMGATHEWMNVAGMPGRPEFARDLGIPLTGFEDWAREHLG, encoded by the coding sequence ATGTCGATGGATTCCGCCCCGGTACTGGTCACCGGCGCCACCGGGAAGCAGGGCGGCGCCACCGCCCGCGCCCTACTCGCTGCCGACATCGCGGTCCGCGCTCTGGTGCGCGACCCGGACACGGATCGGGCCAAGGCCATCGCGGCGCTCGGGGTCGAACTGGTCACCGGTGATCTGCACGACCGAGACTCCGTGATTCGGGCGGCGGCGGGCGCCCGCGCCGTGTTCTCCGTGCAGATGCCCGGGTTCACCTCCGATGGCGACTTCGACTTCGACGGCGAGGTGGCCCAGGGCGTCAACCTCATCGAGGGCGCCCGCGCCGCCGGGGTGCCGCAGTTCGTGCACACCTCCGTGACGGGGGCGGGTCAGCATCTGGAGCATCCCCGCTGGTCCGAGGGTTGGGCGGTGGGGCGTTCCCTCGGCGCCAAGACCGCGATCCAGGATCACCTGCGAACCGCGGGCTTCGCGCATTGGACCCTGCTCAAGCCGGGCTTCTTCATGGAGAACTTCCTGCCGTCGATGGCGTTCCTGTTCCCGCGCGGCCTGGCGGGCGGCCTGGTCAGCGTGCTGAAGCCCACCACGCGGTTATCGCTGGTGGCGGTGCCCGACATCGGCGCGGCGGCTGCCTCGGCCATCGCCGACCCGGCCCGGTTCGACGGCGTCGAGCTGGAGCTGGCGAGTGAGTACCTGTCGATGACGCAGATCGCCGAGGTCCTCTCCCGGGTCCTGGGCACCCCGCTGACCGCGCCGAACCTGACCGAGGAGGCGGCACTCGCTGCCGGGATGCCCCAGATGGGTGCCACCCACGAATGGATGAACGTCGCGGGTATGCCCGGTCGGCCGGAGTTCGCCAGGGATCTCGGCATCCCGCTCACCGGTTTCGAGGACTGGGCCCGGGAGCACCTGGGCTGA
- a CDS encoding TetR/AcrR family transcriptional regulator, with the protein MTEHQRADARRNYSRILTVAEEEVAAHGANASLEQIARTAGVGSATVRRHFPTRRALLEAVAQTRIEALRVLAIELADGQDSRDALLVWLREVVAYCVTARGLAAVLAYDGDESESIYENSCASTLEQAAGPLLARASRDGAVAAGVTVADLITLAVGIALATEHHPDAAAQADRLFELTVAGLSPQE; encoded by the coding sequence ATGACCGAGCACCAACGCGCCGACGCGAGGCGCAACTACTCGCGGATCCTCACCGTGGCCGAGGAAGAGGTCGCCGCCCATGGCGCGAACGCCTCGCTGGAACAGATAGCGCGCACCGCCGGGGTCGGGTCGGCGACGGTGCGCCGTCACTTCCCCACCCGCCGCGCGCTGTTGGAGGCGGTGGCCCAGACCCGGATCGAGGCCCTGCGGGTGCTCGCCATCGAGCTGGCCGACGGGCAGGACAGCAGGGACGCGCTGCTGGTCTGGCTGCGCGAGGTCGTCGCCTACTGCGTCACCGCGCGGGGGCTGGCGGCCGTGCTGGCCTACGACGGCGACGAATCCGAGTCGATCTACGAGAACAGCTGCGCATCGACCCTGGAACAGGCGGCCGGCCCGCTACTGGCACGCGCCAGCCGGGACGGTGCGGTCGCGGCGGGCGTCACGGTCGCCGACCTGATCACGCTGGCGGTGGGCATCGCGTTGGCCACGGAACATCATCCCGACGCGGCCGCCCAGGCCGATCGGCTGTTCGAGTTGACCGTGGCAGGGTTGAGCCCGCAGGAGTGA
- a CDS encoding CGNR zinc finger domain-containing protein, giving the protein MAEPSRRALLVKEFANTLDVEAGTDRADSREGLAGWLIEMGLAAAGSIDVCESELRDFLVLRAGVRELLDAAGDPDPTLVAASDEVTRRLPMFVSLSSMLRPVVVEGEPAPEDAALDAVPAVDPATDLPRDFFFGVEAETLTADPTETAARRAMSAIAGAVATIRITGEIGRLTRCAALSCAMVFFDASKNHSRRWCSMRVCGNRAKARAYAARRREA; this is encoded by the coding sequence ATGGCCGAGCCGTCGCGCCGCGCACTACTCGTCAAGGAGTTCGCCAACACGCTCGACGTGGAGGCGGGTACCGATCGCGCCGACTCCCGCGAGGGATTGGCCGGCTGGCTGATCGAGATGGGACTGGCCGCAGCGGGTTCGATCGACGTCTGCGAGTCGGAACTGCGTGACTTCCTGGTGCTCCGTGCCGGGGTTCGCGAACTGCTCGACGCCGCAGGCGACCCCGATCCGACCCTGGTCGCCGCCTCGGACGAGGTGACCCGGCGACTTCCGATGTTCGTCTCGTTGTCCTCGATGCTGCGGCCGGTCGTCGTCGAGGGCGAACCGGCTCCCGAGGATGCGGCGCTCGATGCCGTGCCGGCTGTCGACCCCGCCACGGACCTCCCGCGCGACTTCTTCTTCGGCGTCGAAGCGGAGACGTTGACCGCCGATCCGACCGAGACGGCGGCCCGCCGGGCCATGAGCGCGATCGCGGGGGCGGTCGCGACCATCCGCATCACCGGCGAGATCGGCAGGCTGACCCGCTGCGCCGCGCTCAGCTGCGCGATGGTCTTCTTCGATGCCTCGAAGAACCACAGCAGGCGCTGGTGCTCGATGCGTGTCTGCGGCAACCGGGCGAAGGCCCGCGCCTACGCCGCCCGCCGACGCGAGGCGTGA
- a CDS encoding TetR/AcrR family transcriptional regulator, with protein sequence MSNRSAETRARIQQRALELFARDGYAATRVVDIAAAAGVSHMTFFRHFPTKEDVVLDDPFDPFIADLIAAQPRDLPVLERVRLGLLTSATELPEWAVAQTRERIRLAACEPALRARLSEQLRTTERCIVARLIEQATDPLTASTATAACLAALRVALLDWGEHGDETLNDRIRAALGVLGPAEAPCEPSTNAE encoded by the coding sequence GTGTCGAATCGATCCGCCGAGACACGTGCGCGCATCCAGCAACGTGCACTGGAGCTGTTCGCCCGCGATGGCTACGCCGCCACCAGGGTGGTCGACATCGCCGCTGCGGCAGGGGTGTCCCATATGACCTTCTTCCGGCATTTTCCCACCAAGGAAGACGTGGTCCTGGACGATCCCTTCGATCCGTTCATCGCGGATCTGATCGCCGCCCAGCCCCGTGATCTCCCGGTCCTGGAACGGGTGCGCCTCGGACTGCTCACCTCGGCCACCGAACTGCCGGAATGGGCGGTGGCACAGACCAGGGAGCGGATTCGGCTGGCCGCCTGCGAACCCGCCCTGCGCGCCCGACTGTCCGAACAACTGCGCACCACCGAGCGCTGCATCGTCGCGCGGTTGATCGAACAGGCGACCGACCCGCTCACCGCGTCGACGGCGACCGCCGCCTGCCTGGCGGCCCTGCGGGTGGCCCTGCTGGACTGGGGCGAGCACGGCGACGAGACCCTGAACGACCGCATCCGCGCCGCGCTCGGCGTGCTGGGCCCGGCCGAGGCGCCCTGCGAGCCGAGCACGAACGCCGAGTGA
- a CDS encoding Na+/H+ antiporter NhaA, whose translation MGVQPGLSMLGGIGFTVSLLIGELAFGADDPRAEFVKVGVLAGSLLSALAASLVLGVRNRAYRRRAETGVHPDDDAPSKSAH comes from the coding sequence ATGGGGGTGCAGCCAGGGTTGTCGATGCTCGGCGGGATCGGCTTCACGGTGTCGCTGCTGATCGGTGAGCTCGCCTTCGGCGCCGACGACCCTCGGGCGGAGTTCGTCAAGGTCGGAGTGCTGGCGGGCTCGCTGCTCTCGGCGCTGGCGGCCTCCCTGGTGCTCGGTGTGCGCAACCGGGCATACCGGCGCCGCGCCGAGACGGGGGTGCACCCGGACGACGACGCGCCCTCGAAGAGCGCGCATTGA
- a CDS encoding right-handed parallel beta-helix repeat-containing protein produces MNNVVVHHAVPRSITRDRLRVLTVIAVVPVAVLATSTVAVAEPQVQDGLIVVAPDGDDANPGTIDAPLREIQRAVDLAEPGDVIALRGGTYALSTNIQILHSGEPDRPITIAPYQDEHAVIDGEALPASHTPIGGSIPRSERGAIHQENAAHWVYRDLEIIRGPYAIYCDSCDNTVFDGLTTRDNYESGLQIQGSSSDNLVLNLDSYGNRDPRKNGESADGLAIKEGSGEGNVVRGARLWNNVDDGFDAWEFLSPILIEDSVAYGNGVNRWDFPDFQGDGNGFKLGGGDEVQPADHVVRNNISFDNEVAGFIDNNNPGTLTVERNTSYDNGRYGFQFDKSTSVLTGNLTVGDVVPVQLGDSTGTGNSWDIADEWDDSDLASTDSSVLSGPRDADGGIASSPFLVPTDHPELGARF; encoded by the coding sequence ATGAACAACGTCGTTGTGCACCATGCCGTTCCGAGGTCGATCACGCGAGATCGCCTGCGCGTGCTGACCGTGATCGCCGTCGTCCCGGTCGCGGTACTGGCGACCTCGACGGTCGCCGTGGCCGAGCCGCAGGTCCAGGACGGCCTCATCGTCGTCGCCCCCGATGGCGACGATGCCAACCCCGGCACGATCGACGCGCCCCTGCGCGAGATCCAGCGGGCGGTCGATCTCGCAGAGCCGGGCGACGTGATCGCGCTGCGGGGCGGTACCTACGCGTTGAGCACCAACATCCAGATCTTGCACAGCGGCGAACCGGACCGACCGATCACGATCGCCCCGTACCAGGACGAACACGCGGTGATCGACGGCGAGGCGCTCCCGGCGAGCCACACGCCGATCGGCGGCAGCATCCCGCGTTCCGAGCGCGGGGCGATCCACCAGGAGAACGCCGCTCACTGGGTCTACCGGGATCTGGAAATCATCAGAGGTCCGTACGCCATCTACTGCGACAGCTGTGACAACACCGTCTTCGACGGGCTGACCACCCGGGACAACTACGAGAGCGGTCTACAGATCCAGGGCTCCTCCAGCGACAACCTGGTGCTCAACCTGGACAGCTACGGAAACCGGGACCCGCGCAAGAACGGCGAGAGCGCCGACGGCCTGGCCATCAAGGAGGGCTCGGGGGAGGGCAACGTGGTGCGGGGCGCGCGGCTGTGGAACAACGTCGACGACGGTTTCGACGCCTGGGAGTTCCTGTCCCCGATTCTGATCGAGGACAGCGTCGCCTACGGAAACGGCGTCAACCGTTGGGACTTCCCGGATTTCCAGGGCGACGGCAATGGATTCAAGCTCGGTGGCGGCGACGAGGTGCAACCCGCCGATCACGTGGTGCGCAACAACATCTCCTTCGACAACGAGGTCGCGGGCTTCATCGACAACAACAACCCCGGCACGCTCACCGTGGAGCGCAACACCTCCTACGACAACGGTCGATACGGCTTCCAGTTCGACAAGTCGACCAGCGTGCTGACCGGGAACCTCACGGTGGGCGACGTCGTCCCGGTGCAGCTGGGTGACTCGACGGGGACCGGCAACTCCTGGGACATCGCCGATGAGTGGGACGACTCGGACCTGGCGAGCACGGACTCCTCGGTGCTGAGCGGGCCCCGGGACGCCGACGGCGGCATCGCCTCCAGCCCGTTCCTGGTGCCGACCGACCACCCGGAGCTGGGTGCCCGGTTCTGA
- a CDS encoding ArsR/SmtB family transcription factor gives MKIAMVQSDSAPAEPGTHSCSAPEPTAVQLSAAAATFALLSSGPRLHLVWLLAHGSYDVGTLARRVGVSIATVSQHLGKLRLAGVISARREGRQHFYTVDDPHVVALVDQIFEHIAPDGSLAPDPPLS, from the coding sequence ATGAAGATCGCCATGGTCCAATCCGATTCAGCACCCGCCGAGCCGGGCACGCATTCGTGCTCCGCGCCAGAGCCGACCGCGGTGCAGCTCAGCGCCGCTGCGGCCACCTTCGCTCTGCTCTCCAGCGGGCCGAGACTGCATCTGGTGTGGCTGTTGGCCCACGGGTCATACGACGTCGGCACCCTGGCCCGTCGCGTCGGCGTCAGCATCGCCACGGTGAGTCAGCATCTGGGCAAGCTTCGGCTGGCCGGGGTCATCTCCGCTCGCCGGGAGGGGCGTCAGCACTTCTACACCGTCGACGACCCGCACGTCGTCGCCCTGGTGGACCAGATCTTCGAGCACATCGCTCCCGACGGCAGCCTTGCTCCCGACCCGCCGCTGAGCTGA
- a CDS encoding sodium:proton exchanger, whose amino-acid sequence MFAKLIRPLGLCLILALPALVLRMGGIHPSPLIALLLFGAGVVAASFVLAWAAEAAQVDISGGLAIAILAVIAVLPEYAVDLYFAFTAGSNPEYVAYAAANMTGSNRLLLGLGWSLVALIALAVAKRRTGKSLRALTLDSGHRVELGFLLVASVLAFTIPLTSQIHITLGIGLLIFFGFYLWKVSRGDTEEPELVGPAATIGALPVKVRRPLVVGLFVGSATVILMCAEPFADALIESGAQLGIDEFLLVQWLAPLASEAPEFIIAILFALRGNGAGAIGMLISAKVNQWTLLVGSLPVAYLMGGGDLALNLDSRQVEEFLLTATQTLLGIAALLALRFPRWAAWTLLGLFAVQFLFPGQEARYVLSGVYAVIALGAFVYHRRYLLPTLAAPFRAHPDEVAAAEPVESGRRSGS is encoded by the coding sequence ATGTTCGCCAAGCTGATTCGCCCGCTGGGGTTGTGCCTGATACTGGCGCTGCCCGCCTTGGTGCTCCGGATGGGTGGCATCCACCCGAGCCCGCTGATCGCGCTGCTGCTGTTCGGCGCGGGGGTGGTGGCCGCGTCGTTCGTACTGGCCTGGGCCGCCGAGGCCGCACAGGTGGATATCTCCGGCGGGCTGGCCATCGCGATCCTCGCCGTGATCGCGGTACTGCCGGAGTACGCGGTCGATCTCTACTTCGCCTTCACCGCGGGCAGTAATCCCGAGTACGTCGCCTACGCCGCCGCGAACATGACCGGATCGAACCGGTTGCTGTTGGGACTGGGATGGTCCCTGGTGGCGCTGATCGCCCTCGCGGTGGCCAAACGCCGCACCGGCAAATCGCTGCGCGCCCTCACGCTGGACTCCGGCCACCGGGTCGAACTGGGCTTCCTGCTGGTGGCCTCCGTGCTCGCCTTCACCATCCCGTTGACCAGCCAGATCCACATCACCCTCGGTATCGGCCTGCTGATCTTCTTCGGCTTCTACCTGTGGAAGGTCTCGCGCGGCGACACCGAGGAGCCCGAGTTGGTCGGCCCCGCCGCCACGATCGGCGCCTTGCCGGTCAAGGTCCGCAGGCCGCTGGTGGTAGGCCTGTTCGTCGGTTCCGCCACGGTCATCCTGATGTGCGCCGAGCCCTTCGCGGACGCATTGATCGAAAGCGGCGCGCAGCTCGGCATCGATGAATTCCTGCTGGTCCAGTGGTTGGCGCCGTTGGCGTCGGAGGCTCCGGAGTTCATCATCGCCATCCTGTTCGCCCTGCGCGGCAACGGCGCGGGCGCCATCGGAATGCTCATCTCGGCGAAGGTCAACCAGTGGACGCTGCTGGTGGGTAGCCTGCCGGTCGCCTATCTGATGGGCGGCGGCGACCTCGCCCTGAATCTCGATTCCCGGCAGGTCGAGGAGTTCCTGCTGACCGCGACCCAGACTCTGCTGGGCATCGCCGCGCTGCTGGCGCTGCGCTTCCCGCGTTGGGCGGCCTGGACGCTGCTCGGCCTGTTCGCCGTGCAGTTCCTCTTCCCCGGTCAGGAGGCCAGATACGTACTCAGTGGGGTCTACGCGGTGATCGCACTAGGCGCCTTCGTCTATCACCGCAGGTACCTGCTGCCCACGCTGGCCGCGCCGTTCCGGGCGCATCCGGACGAGGTGGCGGCCGCAGAACCGGTGGAATCGGGGCGCCGCTCCGGTTCCTGA
- a CDS encoding exo-rhamnogalacturonan lyase family protein — translation MPGFGRRGFLAGTVAAGAAAQLPWLGTPIAAAAQDSPAAPDEVRLGWLEGGAPAETPGTTWGVPWPKGALPADQPFALHTESGEAVPVQTWPIGYWPDGSLKWSAHSVGPHTAAEGYRLTPGDGAAPQAPVTVQEDNRTVTVDTGVIQVRIPRRGSTLVESISRDGVEIARAGELILIRGDSPEDGDEGTSRRERFIGRTDTVTVEQTGPVRAVVRVSGIHRARRGGREMLPFTVRLYFHAGAENLRMMHSFVFDRDGQEDFVHGLGVRFQVPMRDQTHDRHIRFAGQDGGLHAEAVKGLTGLRRDPGEEVRSAQVAGQPTPPVATFPDNVRTRLHLIPDWGDHSLSQSSSESFQVRKRTKEGHAWISVDSGGRAAGLGYVGGISGGLAFGLRDFWQRHPTQLDVRNAASDTSEATVWLYSPDAKPMDLRFFHDGLGQDTYEEQLEALEITYEDYEPGFGTAEGIARTSELLFWALPATPSSQRLAAMSTAVSTPPLLTAPPAHLHGAGVFGDWSPVDRSTPAKAEIEDRLDFLFDFYRDQIDQRHWYGFWDYGDVMHTYDADRHVWRYDVGGYAWDNSELGTDIWLWLHYLRTGSAQAFRLAEAMVRHTGEVDVYHSGPYEKLGTRHNVQHFGCSAKQVRISTVANRRYYYFLTADERVGDLMHAQIDVDQTFLTLDPSRKVRDDVYEPDPNALSIGTGTDWSALAIAWLTEWERGGDPIAKEKLLAGVETIPQLPHGFYTDGERYDIDTGRYHLLEDHGISVSHLNAVFGQVELCSELIDLLDDPAFTEAWLQYCRLYNATAEEQEAELGESLGNLNLGQGHSRLTAYAAHRLDDAALAERAWAEFFGGAAGYGPDIEWTTTRIEGEHSLNPVDEATFVSTNASAQYGLAAIQNLALIGDRLPN, via the coding sequence ATGCCTGGATTCGGCCGACGTGGTTTTCTCGCCGGAACGGTTGCCGCAGGCGCCGCCGCCCAACTCCCCTGGCTCGGCACGCCGATCGCCGCAGCGGCCCAGGACTCACCTGCGGCACCCGACGAGGTTCGGCTCGGCTGGCTGGAGGGCGGTGCGCCCGCCGAGACACCCGGAACCACCTGGGGCGTGCCCTGGCCGAAGGGTGCGCTGCCCGCCGATCAGCCCTTCGCACTGCATACCGAGAGCGGCGAGGCCGTGCCCGTGCAGACCTGGCCGATCGGCTACTGGCCCGACGGCTCGCTGAAGTGGTCGGCGCACTCCGTCGGGCCGCACACCGCCGCCGAGGGCTACCGACTCACCCCGGGTGACGGCGCCGCACCGCAGGCCCCGGTCACGGTGCAGGAGGACAACCGCACCGTCACCGTCGACACCGGGGTGATCCAGGTCCGCATCCCGCGCAGAGGATCCACCCTGGTGGAGTCGATCAGCCGAGACGGCGTGGAGATCGCCAGAGCGGGCGAGTTGATCCTGATCCGAGGCGACTCCCCCGAGGACGGCGACGAGGGCACCAGCAGACGCGAGCGGTTCATCGGGCGGACCGACACGGTCACCGTCGAACAGACCGGGCCGGTCCGTGCCGTGGTGCGGGTGTCGGGGATCCATCGGGCCCGACGCGGCGGCCGCGAGATGCTGCCGTTCACCGTGCGGCTGTACTTCCACGCGGGCGCCGAGAACCTCCGGATGATGCACAGCTTCGTCTTCGACCGGGACGGCCAGGAGGACTTCGTCCACGGTCTGGGCGTGCGATTCCAGGTCCCGATGCGCGACCAGACCCACGATCGGCACATCAGGTTCGCGGGCCAGGACGGCGGTCTGCACGCCGAGGCCGTCAAGGGGCTCACCGGCCTCCGCCGCGATCCGGGCGAGGAGGTGCGCAGCGCACAGGTCGCCGGACAGCCGACCCCGCCGGTGGCCACCTTCCCCGACAATGTGCGCACCCGCCTGCACCTCATCCCGGACTGGGGCGACCACAGCCTGAGTCAGTCGTCCTCGGAGTCCTTCCAGGTCCGCAAGCGCACCAAGGAGGGCCACGCCTGGATCTCGGTCGACAGTGGCGGCCGGGCCGCCGGGCTGGGGTATGTCGGCGGCATCAGCGGCGGTCTGGCCTTCGGGTTACGCGACTTCTGGCAACGCCATCCCACCCAGCTCGACGTCCGCAACGCCGCGAGCGACACCTCGGAGGCGACGGTGTGGCTGTACTCGCCGGACGCCAAGCCGATGGACCTGCGGTTCTTCCACGACGGCCTCGGTCAGGACACCTACGAGGAACAGCTGGAGGCCCTGGAGATCACCTACGAGGACTACGAACCGGGCTTCGGCACGGCGGAGGGGATCGCGCGCACCAGCGAACTCCTGTTCTGGGCGCTGCCCGCGACACCGAGCTCGCAGCGGCTCGCCGCGATGTCGACGGCGGTGAGCACACCACCGCTGCTGACCGCGCCGCCCGCCCACCTACACGGCGCCGGAGTGTTCGGCGACTGGAGCCCGGTGGACCGGTCCACCCCGGCCAAGGCGGAGATCGAGGACCGGCTGGACTTCCTGTTCGACTTCTACCGCGATCAGATCGACCAACGACACTGGTACGGCTTCTGGGATTACGGCGACGTGATGCACACCTACGACGCCGACCGGCACGTCTGGCGCTACGACGTGGGCGGCTACGCCTGGGACAACTCGGAGCTGGGCACCGACATCTGGCTCTGGCTGCACTATCTGCGGACCGGCAGCGCCCAGGCGTTCCGGCTCGCCGAGGCGATGGTGCGGCACACCGGCGAGGTCGACGTCTATCACTCCGGCCCGTACGAGAAGCTCGGGACCAGGCACAATGTGCAGCACTTCGGTTGCAGCGCCAAACAGGTGCGGATCTCCACGGTGGCCAACCGTCGCTACTACTACTTCCTGACCGCCGACGAACGGGTCGGGGACCTGATGCACGCCCAGATCGACGTCGATCAGACCTTCCTGACCCTGGATCCCAGTCGCAAGGTCCGCGACGACGTCTACGAGCCGGACCCCAACGCCTTGAGCATCGGCACCGGTACCGACTGGAGCGCGCTGGCCATCGCCTGGTTGACCGAGTGGGAGCGCGGCGGCGATCCCATCGCCAAGGAGAAGCTGCTGGCAGGCGTGGAGACGATCCCCCAATTGCCGCACGGCTTCTACACCGACGGCGAACGCTACGACATCGACACCGGGCGCTACCACCTTCTCGAGGATCACGGGATCAGCGTGTCCCACCTCAACGCGGTGTTCGGCCAGGTCGAACTGTGCAGCGAGTTGATCGACCTGCTGGACGATCCCGCGTTCACCGAGGCCTGGCTGCAGTACTGCAGGTTGTACAACGCCACCGCCGAGGAGCAGGAAGCCGAGTTGGGCGAGTCGCTGGGCAATCTGAACCTGGGCCAGGGGCATTCCCGGCTGACCGCCTACGCGGCGCACCGCCTCGACGATGCGGCGTTGGCCGAGCGTGCCTGGGCGGAGTTCTTCGGCGGAGCCGCCGGTTACGGTCCCGACATCGAGTGGACCACGACCCGGATCGAGGGCGAGCACAGCCTGAATCCGGTGGACGAGGCCACGTTCGTGTCGACCAACGCCAGCGCGCAGTACGGGCTGGCGGCGATCCAGAATCTGGCGCTGATCGGCGACCGCCTGCCGAACTGA
- a CDS encoding DoxX family protein translates to MSIAIWVLQIPLALTFFISGIMKLVQREHELLVNMPWSEEFPVRQVRIIGGIELLATVGLVAPGLLGFATFLTPLAGVGVALLMIGAVVVHARRWEIRPMLVNLLLLVAGAVVAWARFGPIPF, encoded by the coding sequence GTGAGCATCGCCATCTGGGTGCTGCAGATTCCCCTAGCCTTGACGTTCTTCATCTCCGGAATCATGAAACTCGTGCAACGGGAGCACGAGTTACTGGTCAACATGCCCTGGTCGGAGGAGTTCCCCGTCCGGCAGGTCCGCATCATCGGCGGAATCGAGTTACTGGCGACCGTGGGCCTGGTCGCCCCCGGTCTTCTCGGCTTCGCGACCTTCCTCACTCCGTTGGCCGGGGTCGGGGTGGCGCTGCTGATGATCGGCGCGGTGGTCGTGCACGCCCGCCGATGGGAGATCCGACCGATGCTGGTCAACCTGTTGCTGTTGGTGGCGGGGGCCGTGGTGGCGTGGGCCCGATTCGGCCCGATCCCGTTCTGA
- a CDS encoding MFS transporter codes for MSLSRYRELLSIPAVPGLLAASVPARAFTGMTNLAMLLLVTQHHGYDVAGLVTGCSAIGSVLAGPAVAKLADRVGRRLVLLIGSVGYSATLVLLTILPPEPLALMAVAALGGAFTPPVLAALRAALAALTSPQQRLTAFSLDSTLQEIVLVTGPMFTTLLVALASPSAALIGSGVLTLVGTLLFCGQRAAEAGRSARTARPTRTERGRSRSRLAGPGFVMMLAAASALLAGLVVVNLAAVAGAGGPDAPTASAIMLACVAAGSGVGGLVFGARAKGDTALALFPGGVAVGAVLLALAPGIGILAVLLFLFGTMVAPALTMLYDGITRRASPSRATEAYAWLASATGVGGALGNIVGGSVVEHLGPSTGFLVAAALLGTCAVICLLPVLRRPGVGPEPSSSEPAYR; via the coding sequence GTGTCACTCTCGCGATATCGCGAACTGCTCTCGATTCCCGCCGTCCCCGGTCTACTCGCCGCCTCGGTTCCCGCCCGCGCCTTCACCGGGATGACCAACCTGGCGATGCTGTTGTTGGTCACCCAACACCACGGATACGACGTGGCCGGGTTGGTCACCGGCTGCTCGGCCATCGGCTCGGTGTTGGCGGGTCCCGCAGTGGCGAAGCTGGCCGACCGCGTCGGTCGACGACTCGTGCTGTTGATCGGTTCGGTCGGCTACTCGGCGACCCTCGTCCTGCTCACGATCCTGCCGCCCGAACCGTTGGCGTTGATGGCGGTGGCCGCGCTCGGCGGCGCGTTCACCCCGCCGGTGTTGGCGGCGCTGCGGGCGGCGTTGGCCGCGCTGACCTCCCCGCAGCAACGACTCACCGCGTTCTCCCTCGACTCGACGCTGCAGGAGATCGTGCTCGTCACCGGCCCGATGTTCACCACGCTGCTGGTCGCGTTGGCGAGCCCGTCCGCTGCCCTGATCGGTTCCGGAGTGCTCACCCTGGTGGGCACGCTCCTGTTCTGTGGGCAACGCGCCGCCGAGGCGGGCAGATCGGCCCGGACAGCGCGTCCGACCCGGACCGAACGCGGTCGGAGCCGCAGCCGGTTGGCCGGGCCCGGCTTCGTCATGATGCTCGCGGCGGCGAGCGCGCTGCTCGCAGGCCTGGTGGTGGTCAATCTCGCGGCGGTGGCGGGCGCGGGCGGTCCCGACGCGCCGACCGCGTCGGCCATCATGCTGGCCTGTGTCGCCGCGGGTTCCGGCGTGGGCGGACTGGTCTTCGGCGCGCGGGCCAAGGGAGACACCGCGCTGGCGCTGTTTCCCGGCGGAGTGGCGGTGGGCGCGGTGCTGCTCGCGCTGGCACCGGGGATCGGGATACTCGCGGTGCTGCTCTTCCTGTTCGGCACGATGGTCGCGCCCGCGCTGACCATGCTCTACGACGGCATCACCCGGCGGGCGTCGCCGAGCCGGGCCACCGAGGCCTACGCCTGGTTGGCCAGTGCCACCGGCGTTGGCGGGGCGCTCGGCAACATCGTCGGCGGGTCGGTCGTCGAACACCTCGGTCCGAGCACGGGATTCCTCGTCGCCGCAGCGCTGCTCGGGACCTGCGCGGTGATCTGTCTGCTGCCCGTGCTGCGCAGACCCGGGGTCGGCCCCGAACCGTCGAGCAGCGAACCCGCGTACCGGTAG